A genomic segment from Malus domestica chromosome 05, GDT2T_hap1 encodes:
- the LOC103434848 gene encoding WUSCHEL-related homeobox 9 translates to MASSNRHWPSMFKSKPANCSTHHQWQHEINPSLVSNGCHRPSSYSSVGGCEERSPEPKPRWNPKPEQIRILEAIFNSGMVNPPRDEIRKIRVQLQEYGQVGDANVFYWFQNRKSRSKHKLRNLHNSSRQQQTHHHHTQLPISTPVSAATTLNIINAAAPSSSSSSSSEKSSPKAPNNKAFSMGFSTHEASINSPTASVNQSTNFFQPHHPHHNEVLPESPFFFPVHQANINPNLTQGFCFPELANVVHVPHHEQTNNDNNNIGPCTNILLSEIMNHGAISRKEYHHHQEDQIKAMKNVDHQQHLNYNIDITTTPTTAAASSTPTVAVPFPVIHNSRGGVGEAGAMAPGGVAKSTVFINDVAFEVGAGPFNVREAFGDDAVLIHSSGQPVLTNEWGLTLHSLHHGGFYYLI, encoded by the exons atggCTTCATCAAACAGACACTGGCCAAGCATGTTCAAGTCCAAGCCTGCTAATTGCAGCACCCACCACCAATGGCAGCATGAAATCAACCCTTCTCTTGTCTCAAACGGCTGCCACCGACCCTCCTCCTACTCCTCAG TTGGAGGGTGCGAAGAACGCAGTCCGGAGCCAAAACCTAGATGGAACCCGAAACCGGAGCAAATTCGCATACTCGAAGCAATCTTCAACTCCGGGATGGTGAATCCTCCGAGGGATGAGATCAGGAAGATTAGGGTTCAGCTGCAAGAGTACGGTCAAGTCGGAGACGCCAATGTGTTCTATTGGTTCCAGAACCGAAAGTCAAGAAGCAAGCACAAGCTCCGCAACCTCCACAACTCATCCAGGCAACAACAAACCCACCATCACCACACCCAGCTTCCTATCTCCACCCCCGTCTCTGCCGCCACCACTCTCAACATCATCAATGCCGCCGCCCCTTCGTCCTCGTCCTCATCCTCCTCCGAAAAGTCATCCCCCAAAGCACCAAACAACAAGGCCTTCTCCATGGGGTTCTCCACTCATGAGGCTTCAATCAACTCTCCAACTGCTTCTGTGAACCAAAGCACTAACTTTTTCCAGCCTCACCATCCTCACCACAACGAGGTCTTGCCCGAATCTCCGTTCTTTTTTCCGGTGCATCAGGCCAACATTAATCCTAATTTGACACAAGGGTTCTGCTTCCCTGAGCTGGCTAATGTGGTTCATGTTCCACATCATGAGCAAACCAATAATGATAATAACAACATTGGGCCTTGCACTAATATCCTGCTGAGTGAGATCATGAACCATGGAgcaatatcaaggaaagaataTCACCACCATCAGGAAGATCAGATCAAGGCCATGAAGAATGTGGATCATCAGCAACACCTCAATTACAATATCGATATCACCACAACTCCAACTACTGCTGCAGCTTCTTCTACTCCTACTGTCGCTGTTCCATTCCCCGTGATCCACAATAGTCGAG GCGGTGTTGGTGAAGCGGGTGCAATGGCTCCGGGAGGTGTGGCGAAATCAACGGTGTTCATAAACGACGTCGCATTCGAGGTGGGTGCGGGTCCCTTCAACGTGCGTGAGGCTTTCGGGGATGACGCCGTTCTCATTCACTCCTCTGGTCAGCCCGTTCTCACCAATGAGTGGGGTCTCACCCTCCACTCTCTCCACCACGGTGGTTTCTACTATCTG ATATAG